A region of the Methanobrevibacter ruminantium M1 genome:
AAGGTGGGCTATTTATTAAGCAAAATCTCCTTAATCTTATCAATGTCTGCATCCACTTGAACAGGATCAACACATGCATCGATTGCAGTGTTAGGGTCTTTAAGCAAGTGTCCGGTTACGACACATACAACTCTTTCTCCCTTATCGACATCTCCTTGTTCAACTAGCTTTTTAAGACCTGCAATGGAAGCAGCAGAAGCAGGTTCCACACCTACGCCTTCAGTCCTTGCAAGCAATTTCTGTGCAGCCAAGATTTCTTCATCAGTTACGGTTTCAGCCATACCATTGGAATCATAGATTGCTCTTAAAGCCTTAACAGCACTTACAGGAGCTCCAATACGGATAGCAGTTGCAATGGTTTCAGGGTTTTCAACAGGAACCATATCCATAGTATTATCCCTATAAGCGTTAGCAATAGGACAAGCTCCTTCAGCTTGAATACCAGTCATCATTGGAACGTCATCCATGAATCCTGCATTATGGAATTCGGTTATTCCTTTCCAGATAGCTGAAATGTTTCCTGCATTTCCAACAGGCAATACAATCCTATCAGGAGATTCCCAACCTAAATCATGTACGATTTCATAACCGATGGTCTTTTGACCTTCTAATCTGAATGGGTTGATTGAATTGAGTAAGTATAAGTATTTTTCACGGGCAAGCTGAGTCATAGCTTCCAAAGCCTCATCAAAGTTTCCATTGATAGAGAACACTTCTGCACCGTGGAACATAGCCTGTGCCAATTTACCAAGAGCCACTTTACCTGCAGGTAAAAATACAGCACATCTAAGTCCCGCTCTTGCAGCATAAGCAGCAAGGGAAGCTGAGGTGTTTCCAGTGGAAGCGCAACCTACAGTATCCACACCAAGCATCATTGCTTTAGTCATACCGATAGTCATTCCTCTGTCCTTAAAACTGCCGGTAGGGTTGGATCCTTCCACTTTAACATATAAGTCAATGCCAAGTTCCTTGCCTAATTTTTCACATCTGCAGAATGGAGTTCCTCCTTCATCTAAGGAAACCCTTTTATCTGCATCAACAGGCAAGCATTCTTTATATTTCCATAAGTTATCTCTTCTGCCTTCAAAGGTGGATTTAGGAACATCGACTTCCATTTCCACTTCTAAAACAGACCCGCATTTTTTACAGTTGTAGATAACTTCATCATCTTCGTATTCTTCTCCACAAGACACACATCTAATCATGTTATCACATAAATTAATTCTTTAATCTAATCTTTTAAATTAATATAAAATTATAGTAAGTTGAAATTATAATATTAATATACATTATATAGATATATTTATTATAGTATAAAAACTTATATTAAATTTTTACAAAATTTCCCACATTTGTAAATTTAATTGAAAAAAATATATTAAATTTTTACAAAATTTCCCACATTTGTAAATTTAATTGAAAAAAATATATTAAATTTTTACAAAATTTCCCACATTTGTAAATTTAATTGAAAAAAAAAGTAGAAAAGGATAAAATTATAAAAGAATATTAAATCAGGCTTATCCCAAACAAGGAGCAAATCCAATATGCAAAAGGAATGGTAATATTTGCCTCAATGAATGCTGCAATTATAAGAAGAATTACAGATACGCAAAGCAATATAAAAGATTCCTTAATTCTATGACCATGCTTTTTAAAAGAGGATTTAAATCTTTGTCCCACAGTTATTTTAGCATCGCTAAAGTAAGGATCAAATATATCAGTATAGGAGTAATCAGGATATATCACATTATACAAGAAGTTCAGCACAAATGATAGAATCACAAATCCTCCTGTTGTTGCAATAATGATTGCTGAAATCTCAAATATTCCATGAGGAAGAGTTAAAAGAACATAGCGTGTCAATTCAAAGTTTGCACCATAAAATCCAATAAATAATCCATTGTTTGCTAAAACGACAATTCCTAAAATAGCCCCAAGGGCAGATAATGCATATAGAATTATAGCCACTTCAACATTATTTGCAAATAGGGACTTTGTTGATAAAGTCACAGTTCCATTTCTAATGTTTTCCTCAAAGGTATCAACCATAGGCTGAATGTATGGAGTTATCTGATCTGAATAGAAATATCCTACAAACATAGGAATAATGAAAATAAGAGCAGAAACGATTAAAAAGTATTTATTATGAGCAAATGCTAGTTTAATCTCCTCTTTAATCTTATTCTTGTAATATTTAAAGTCTTCCATCTAATCCAACCCATATAACTAAAATATCAATATTAAAAATATCTTAAATTAAAAAAAAATCAACAAATGTTCTAAATTCGAAATAAGAATTAGGATTGATAAAAATCAATCCAATAAAATTCCATTAATTAAGCCATTAATCCAATAGAGATTCAGCAATATCTAAAGACTCTTCTTGTTTAACCTTCAAGTCTTCAAAGAAGTCTTTCATAAGCTCTGCTGTATGAACCTTACAATGTCCACACATCAATTCTCCATTTATGCATTCTTCCCTAATCTTATCCAACTCCTTATCATCATCAATCAGATGATAGACAAGCATCTCATAGATAACACATTCATCAGGCCTTCCGCCTAATTCCTTCTGTTCATCAAGTGTCTCTCTTCCTCCGGTCTTAGAAGATTTGACCTTTTTCTCTGCCTGCTTTGGAGTTTCATTCAAGTAAATTGCAGTATTCGGCTTGCTGCTTGACATCTTATCTCCTGTAAGGCCAGTTAGGAACCTGTGATAAGTGGAAGCTGGAGCTAAAAATCCATATTCCTCATTCATCTTAGCAGCAATGTCCCTTGTAAGCCTAAGATGAGGATCCTGGTCAACACCTACAGGTACAACAACCTGCTTAGGACCTCCAAACTCTTCAGTCTGAGGAAGCAAAATGTCTGCAACCTGCACTAAAGGAACATATAAGTGTGCAATGTTTGTGCTTTCATTAAATCCATAGATGGCATGCATATTATTGAAATTAACCTTTTTAGCCAACTTAAATGTCAAGTCATTCAATGTCTTGTTTTGTGACTGTAGATAGACATTCACATTATCTGCAGTCAAGTCAAGGCCCAATGCAATGTAATTTTTTAAATATTCATTTATTGCAATGTCCTTTGCCTGATTGAAGCTTATTCCCCTTGCAGCATATGATTCCATATCTGCAATTGATAAGGATAAGCTTGCTCCTTTTTTAAAATACCAATTGAGCTGGTCTATAACCATCTTATGACCTATATGCATTTGGCCACTTGGCATCATACCAGTCATAACTGCAAAATCCTTGCCTCCATTGATTAAAGGAACTAACTTGTCAAAATCACGATGTCCAAAGATAACTCCCCTTTTCATAAGCCTTGCAGGATCTTCAATGCTATCCAAAACTTCTTCAAATTTTTTTATACCGAATTGATTTACTAATTTATCATAATCTAGTGAAAATGATGCCCATGGATCAATCAAAAAATCACCTTAAAATATATCCTTTTCTTTAAATTAAATAATTGATAAATATTATTATATGTTTATTGTGTTATGTGTTAAATTATTTGTTGTGTATTTAATTAAATTCATATGAAATTAATTACTATTTTTTACTGCATTAGAGTTTATGCTCTTAAAAATATATAACTTTATATTAAAAAAACATTGCCTTTAGAATTTTTCATTATTTGCATCTTCTAAAGAATGAAAGTTATTTACGGACGTGTCCATTCAATATTATAATAAGTCACATCAAAGTCATCATCTACAACTGCAAGCAATAATTTCTTATTGACTCCATGTGAAACCCTTACATAGCTTGCAAAGTCTAAGACATTTACTTCATTTGCCTCATACAAGACCTTTACAAGAAAATCAGAGTGTGATTTGCCAGGGCCGGTTCCCCTTTCATATAATCTGAATTCAGAGCCGTATTTAAATCCTGTCTTTATAATATAGCCTCTATTTTTTAAATCCCTATAAACCAAGTATTTTCCATAAAGATCTTGGTCTTTTATCATGTCAATGATATAATCCAATTGACATTTTTCATCATCTTCATAAATATCCAAACGTCCGCTTTCCATTAGATAGGAAGCTTCCATAAGAGAAAGCTCTAAACAGTCTTCAGACAGTTTACCGAACTGGCTTTTTTGATTAAGTGAAATAGCTCTTTCGTTTCCTTCTCCAATTTTGACTGTAACTATTCCATCAGATAAATCTCCACGCATTTAAACACCTAATAAAATCTATAATAATAAAAGTTTAATTTGATAAATAATTTAAAAATAATTATTTTAGTTTAATTTGAAAATGAGTTATTATAAATATAATTTTCATTCTTTTTATAATTATTTAATTAATAATTTAAATAAGTTTTGTGTATAATTCTAAAAAAGATGTTCATTGCAAATAAATAAAAGTTAATAAAAATAAGTTATATGATAAAAATATTGAAAAAAAATAGTAGAATAGAAATAGTAGAATAGAAATAGTAGAATAGAAATAGCTGAATAGAAGTTAAAAATTAATAAATTTAAAAATTAATAAATAAAAGAAAAAATAAGTAAAATAGAAAATAACAGATTATCTAATTATAACTATTTATAAAAATATTATCTGCTAAGTTTCTAGAAAGATTTACAGTGGAATCATTTACTGTGATAGAATAAAAAATTAGGGCTTTCAGATTCCTCTATTTTAACTTTGCTACCAACGGTGATGCCCACTCTAACACATTGGGCTAAAGCATCATCACTGCCTCTTATAAACAATACCTCACCCTCATCTCCTTTAGACAATTGTGAAATTGAGAAAAGATTAAAGTCCCTCTCTTCAATGTCATCAAAATCAAGGTGGTCATTCAAGCAATCTTCACAGCTTTCAAAGTTAAAGTCACATGCAGGGATGATATTATCATCTGGACAAGTGTCTGGATGCTCCAGCATATGGCAGATAGCCCTTTCAGCCTCATCAGATAATGAATGTTCCATAGCGCATGCCTGAGCATGGAGGTTCTCATCCTTAATGTTTAAGACATCCTTCAAGAACTTTTCAAGGATTCTGTGTTTTCTTGTAATCTTTTGAGCAATCTTATTACCTTCAGCAGTTAAAAAAGCTCCCTTATAAGGGACATAGTCAATATATCCTATATCCTCTAATTTCTTAAGCATTTGAGTAACACTACCTGGAGCTATTCCTAATTCCTTTGATAAAGTGGTAGTGGATACATATGAATCTTTACTTCCAAATTTGTAGAGAGTTTCTAAATATTCTTCAATATTTTCACTAATTTCACGAGCCATGAAGACACCTATTAAAACTATAAAATTAAACAAAATATGTTTTTTATAATCCAAATTAAACCAATGAATCTTACAAATTTAATATAAAAAATATATTTGCAATGTTTAAAGTATATCTTATATTATATTTAATTAAGTAACTATATAAAGTTTTGGATAGCCTAAACTTTTAAAGGATAAATAAAATCTTAAATTGGATTAAATTCGATAAAAAAAGATAAAGACCCCAATTTAAATTAAAAAACACTAGAATGGCAGATTGCGGAAGTTATAATCTTTCTTATTAGTTTTTGTATCCCAATTTTCAATATGGCCTAGGGTATTCCTGCTGCTTGTGGCATCTGCAGAGTACCAAGTGCCTCCCACATAAATCTGAGCCCATACATGCCCTGAACGAAGACCTGAACCAAAAACACAGTACTTTGAATTGGAATATCTTGCTGGAATTCCAGATGCCCTGCAAAGAGCAACCACCAGATTAGCATGATCACAGCAGTTCCCAGACTTTGTCTTTAATGTTTTAGTGGCTCCCTTTCTTGTATTGTAATAATATTGATAATCCAAATTATCCCTTACATAATTATAGATGGCCACTGCCTTTTCAAAATTGGTCTTGTACTTTTTAGTGATGGATTTTGCAGTGCTCTTTATTAGGCTGGTGACTGTGGCATATCCTCCGCCAGTGAGATATATCTTAGCTGAAGCAGAGCTTTTTACATTCAAAAGCCTTTTGTATTGGCCTGAAGGATCTACAACATTCAAATCAGTGTAATTGCTTACTGGACCATAAACCCCATCGGTGTTGAAATAATAATTTATTCTATATTCTCCCCTTTCCAAATCAATATTTATGGAAGCTGCACCTTTGGAATTAGTTGTTTTATTATATTCCTTTCCATCCACAATAAATCTTAGGGTGCGATTTGATAGAATCTTTCCATCAGCTCCCTTTAAGGTAACTGTGAATGTTGATTTTCTTAAAAGGGCATAGCAATTTGGCTGGGTGAAAGCCCTTTTATAAACAGGAATATTCTTGCTTAAGCTAGATCCATAGTAATATACACGATTTGAAAAATTACAGGATATTGAATAGGTCTTTTGCTGATTTGGTAGTTTTACCTTTGCAATACCCTCTGAATCTGTTGTTGCAGTATAATTCTTATTATCAATGCTTATAAGAACCTTCTGATTGGATACAGGCTCCCCGCAACTTGTAATCTTAAATGAAAAGTTCTCTCCAAGATAGCCATATGACTGTAATGAGCTGATTTCAGTGTCTTTATAAACGGATACTGTAGAAGATAAAGTGCTGGAAGGATTATGATTTCCATCACCTTCAAATGAAGCATAAACAGTATATGGACCAGGATATGAGAAATCCATAAAAATATAAGCGATTCCATTTTCATCAGTTCGAACGGTACCTCCAACGAATTCAATTGAAGAATCTATGTTAAAAATAAGATCAACATAAGGTATAGGATTTCCGTTGCCATCAACAAGCTTTATAAAATATTTTTCTTCAGTTCCGTTTACTTTTAAGTTTTTATCATTGAGCAAAATCAGACGAGAATCTTTTGAATTGGCTTTTTGATTAGAATTAGAATTAGAATTTGAAATAGAATTAGAATTTAATTGATTGGAATTTAATTGATTGGAATTTAATTCATTAGAACTTAAACTATTAGAACTCAAATTATTTGAGCTTAATTTATTAAAATGATTATTCTTTTCAATTTCCAGATTAAGGAATCCCCTTCTAAAATATCACTATAATCAACATAATTATTGGAATAATCATAATTATTTAGATTATTAAAATCATCAAAATTATTTAAATCTGCATATAAATCTGCATTTAAATCTAAATTAGAATCAATACCTAAATTAGAATCAATATCTAAATTAGAATCATCTATAGAACTGTCTGCTGAAACAGAAGATATAGACAATAATAATATCAATAATGCTGATAAAAATAAAAGTTTAGTTCTAATATTAACACCAACTATCAAATTCTTAAAAGATTTATAAAAACTCCAAGTTCTAGACATTAAATAAAATTTAAAATTTTAACTAAATCATTGTTATTAATAAAATATTTAATAATTAATACTATAAAAAATTATCCAAATAGAGAAAACAATATTATAAATTAAAAAAAAATAATAAAATCTAAAATCAAACAATAAAAGATTCAAAAACTGAATAAAAATAAAACCTAAAATAGAACAAAAAAAAGATTCAAAAACTGAATAAAAATAAAACCTAAAATAGAACAAAAAAAAAGATTCAAAAACTGAATAAAAATAAAGCCTAAAATAGAACAAAAAAAAAGATTCAAAAACTGAATAAAAATAAAGCCTAAAAATCGAATAATAAAAGATTTAAAAAAATAAAAAAAAGTTTGATGGGGTTAAAAACCCCCTAAAAATAATTTTAAGCACTAGAAAGGAACAGC
Encoded here:
- the thrC gene encoding threonine synthase translates to MIRCVSCGEEYEDDEVIYNCKKCGSVLEVEMEVDVPKSTFEGRRDNLWKYKECLPVDADKRVSLDEGGTPFCRCEKLGKELGIDLYVKVEGSNPTGSFKDRGMTIGMTKAMMLGVDTVGCASTGNTSASLAAYAARAGLRCAVFLPAGKVALGKLAQAMFHGAEVFSINGNFDEALEAMTQLAREKYLYLLNSINPFRLEGQKTIGYEIVHDLGWESPDRIVLPVGNAGNISAIWKGITEFHNAGFMDDVPMMTGIQAEGACPIANAYRDNTMDMVPVENPETIATAIRIGAPVSAVKALRAIYDSNGMAETVTDEEILAAQKLLARTEGVGVEPASAASIAGLKKLVEQGDVDKGERVVCVVTGHLLKDPNTAIDACVDPVQVDADIDKIKEILLNK
- a CDS encoding stage II sporulation protein M — its product is MEDFKYYKNKIKEEIKLAFAHNKYFLIVSALIFIIPMFVGYFYSDQITPYIQPMVDTFEENIRNGTVTLSTKSLFANNVEVAIILYALSALGAILGIVVLANNGLFIGFYGANFELTRYVLLTLPHGIFEISAIIIATTGGFVILSFVLNFLYNVIYPDYSYTDIFDPYFSDAKITVGQRFKSSFKKHGHRIKESFILLCVSVILLIIAAFIEANITIPFAYWICSLFGISLI
- a CDS encoding tryptophan--tRNA ligase is translated as MIDPWASFSLDYDKLVNQFGIKKFEEVLDSIEDPARLMKRGVIFGHRDFDKLVPLINGGKDFAVMTGMMPSGQMHIGHKMVIDQLNWYFKKGASLSLSIADMESYAARGISFNQAKDIAINEYLKNYIALGLDLTADNVNVYLQSQNKTLNDLTFKLAKKVNFNNMHAIYGFNESTNIAHLYVPLVQVADILLPQTEEFGGPKQVVVPVGVDQDPHLRLTRDIAAKMNEEYGFLAPASTYHRFLTGLTGDKMSSSKPNTAIYLNETPKQAEKKVKSSKTGGRETLDEQKELGGRPDECVIYEMLVYHLIDDDKELDKIREECINGELMCGHCKVHTAELMKDFFEDLKVKQEESLDIAESLLD
- the endA gene encoding tRNA-intron lyase gives rise to the protein MRGDLSDGIVTVKIGEGNERAISLNQKSQFGKLSEDCLELSLMEASYLMESGRLDIYEDDEKCQLDYIIDMIKDQDLYGKYLVYRDLKNRGYIIKTGFKYGSEFRLYERGTGPGKSHSDFLVKVLYEANEVNVLDFASYVRVSHGVNKKLLLAVVDDDFDVTYYNIEWTRP
- a CDS encoding metal-dependent transcriptional regulator produces the protein MAREISENIEEYLETLYKFGSKDSYVSTTTLSKELGIAPGSVTQMLKKLEDIGYIDYVPYKGAFLTAEGNKIAQKITRKHRILEKFLKDVLNIKDENLHAQACAMEHSLSDEAERAICHMLEHPDTCPDDNIIPACDFNFESCEDCLNDHLDFDDIEERDFNLFSISQLSKGDEGEVLFIRGSDDALAQCVRVGITVGSKVKIEESESPNFLFYHSK
- a CDS encoding transglutaminase domain-containing protein, with translation MSSNSLSSNELNSNQLNSNQLNSNSISNSNSNSNQKANSKDSRLILLNDKNLKVNGTEEKYFIKLVDGNGNPIPYVDLIFNIDSSIEFVGGTVRTDENGIAYIFMDFSYPGPYTVYASFEGDGNHNPSSTLSSTVSVYKDTEISSLQSYGYLGENFSFKITSCGEPVSNQKVLISIDNKNYTATTDSEGIAKVKLPNQQKTYSISCNFSNRVYYYGSSLSKNIPVYKRAFTQPNCYALLRKSTFTVTLKGADGKILSNRTLRFIVDGKEYNKTTNSKGAASINIDLERGEYRINYYFNTDGVYGPVSNYTDLNVVDPSGQYKRLLNVKSSASAKIYLTGGGYATVTSLIKSTAKSITKKYKTNFEKAVAIYNYVRDNLDYQYYYNTRKGATKTLKTKSGNCCDHANLVVALCRASGIPARYSNSKYCVFGSGLRSGHVWAQIYVGGTWYSADATSSRNTLGHIENWDTKTNKKDYNFRNLPF